The following are from one region of the Andrena cerasifolii isolate SP2316 chromosome 1, iyAndCera1_principal, whole genome shotgun sequence genome:
- the Brm gene encoding ATP-dependent helicase brm isoform X1 translates to MASPSPQSSPMPPPQAPSPMGPPQQAPSPSNPQGSPMGPPQHHPHSPTQAYQGGPPIPSGGPPMSQPPQQPPPQQQNYPSHPQQMQPNMGPQSQGGSGGSVGQNSSSQQGPGGPMVPGQMGPNGPQGTSHMMPSGPNQMGSNGPGQMGAGGPGQMGPGGPGQMVPAGPGSMGPGHIGQGSGGPPGGPHIGQGPAQMGPGNVPVSGPQMGPGGPPNSQMVSGVPGHMGGPPGPGHMNATGPSGPGHMSSSGPPGPGHMNTTGPPGSGHVNTSGPPGSAHMSSSGPPGSAHMNASGPPGPGSHLNSGPPIPSHMNASGPPGSGHMSASGPGSHMGPGGPGQMPSGGPGAHNMPPGGPNQMVPSSQGTMGPSPMGPVGPGGQMGHNGPSQMGPNGPGQMNMGGPSSQMGMGPGGQLGPNGLGQMGPGGGPGGQMPPGNGPGGPMGPGSGPGGQMGSSGGPGGQMGPGNTPGNPGMPPGGGPGGQMGPGSGPSGQMGPGSGPSGQMGPGNVPGGQMGPGNGPSGQMGPGSGGPGSQMGPGGQMGPSGPGGQMVPGGPGGQMGPSGPGSQMGPGGPGSQMGPGGPGSQMGPGGPGNQMVPGGPGSQMGPGGPGNQMGPGGPGNQMGPGGPGSQMGPSGPNSQLGHGGSSNQMGPNGPSGQPSPGQMGPGSQNQQIVPGGSAPMGPGTPVNQMSQTGPGQVGPAGPGGPPGAGQENLNALQKAIDSMEEKGLQEDPRYSQLLALRARQGTIGEKQAFSSQQLQQLRVQIMAYRLLARNQPLTQQLALALQSGAPPPPGMAQRPPIDPSQGTPATAVPQIPGPNVIGPAVPPRPGCQTPQQQQQQQPPQPGAKTNRVTSVAKPAGLDPLLILQERENRVAARIALRMEQLSNLPTNMPEDLRIQAQIELRMLRVLNFQRQLRSEILACTRKDTTLETAVNVKAYKRTKKQSLREARATEKLEKQQKLEAERKRRQKHQEFLSSVLQHGKDFKEFHRNNVAKLARLNKAVLNHHANAEREQKKEQERIEKERMRRLMAEDEEGYRKLIDQKKDKRLAFLLSQTDEYISNLTEMVKQHKIEQKRKQVEEQKRKKKKKKKLQDGEGGEDGGMNEDTRVGVIETSTGRTLTGDEAPMMSQLSAFLEAHPGWEPIESESEDDDDDDDDDNDGEDKSDHKQSAGDFEEEKTKKTIHKAKVEDDEYKTEEQTYYSIAHTVHEVVTEQASIMVNGKLKEYQIKGLEWLVSLFNNNLNGILADEMGLGKTIQTIALVTYLMEKKKVNGPFLIIVPLSTLSNWVLEFEKWAPSVVVVSYKGSPAGRRAIQSQMRATKFNVLLTTYEYVIKDKGVLAKLQWKYMIIDEGHRMKNHHCKLTQVLNTHYLAPHRLLLTGTPLQNKLPELWALLNFLLPSIFKSCSTFEQWFNAPFATTGEKVELNEEETILIIRRLHKVLRPFLLRRLKKEVESQLPDKVEYIIKCDMSGLQKVLYKHMQSKGVLLTDGSEKGKQGKGGAKALMNTIVQLRKLCNHPFMFQAIEEKYCEHVGTQGSGVITGPDLFRASGKFELLDRILPKLKATNHRVLLFCQMTQLMTIMEDYLSWRGFMYLRLDGTTKAEDRGDLLKKFNDPGSEYFLFLLSTRAGGLGLNLQAADTVIIFDSDWNPHQDLQAQDRAHRIGQKNEVRVLRLMTVNSVEERILAAARYKLNMDEKVIQAGMFDQKSTGSERQQFLQSILHQDDAEDEEENEVPDDETVNQMIARTEGEFETFQKLDLERRREEAKLGPNRKSRLLEEAELPDWLVKDDDEVERWTYEEDEDRFLGRGSRQRKEVDYTDSLTEKEWLKAIDDDGAEYEEEEEDDKKKKKTRKRKKKGEEDDEPMPKKRRGAGSSIDPKMKRAMKKLLMVVVNYTDSSDGRLLSEPFMKLPSRRELPDYYEIIKKPLTINKLLQKIEEGKYADFDELEKDFMQLCKNAQIYNEEASLIHEDSIVLQSVFTNARQRIEEEGNNSDMDDKGDAEDGSDADSSVRMKIKLKGRKGEGRGGRRKRVTKKYISDDDDDADDN, encoded by the exons AGTCAAGGTGGATCCGGTGGTTCAGTAGGTCAAAACTCAAGCTCCCAACAAGGCCCAGGAGGGCCCATGGTGCCAGGTCAAATGGGTCCAAACGGGCCTCAGGGAACGTCTCACATGATGCCGTCTGGTCCAAACCAGATGGGTTCGAATGGGCCAGGACAGATGGGCGCAGGTGGGCCTGGCCAAATGGGTCCTGGAGGTCCAGGCCAAATGGTACCAGCGGGCCCAGGATCAATGGGGCCGGGTCACATAGGGCAGGGAAGTGGAGGGCCACCTGGAGGTCCCCACATTGGCCAAGGTCCAGCACAAATGGGCCCAGGTAATGTACCTGTATCAGGTCCTCAAATGGGTCCTGGTGGGCCTCCGAACTCACAGATGGTCTCTGGAGTTCCGGGCCACATGGGTGGTCCTCCTGGGCCAGGCCATATGAACGCAACTGGACCATCTGGACCAGGCCATATGAGCTCAAGTGGTCCTCCTGGACCAGGTCACATGAACACGACTGGTCCACCGGGCTCGGGTCACGTGAACACGAGCGGTCCTCCAGGGTCAGCACACATGAGTAGCAGTGGACCCCCAGGGTCCGCACACATGAACGCCAGTGGTCCTCCTGGGCCAGGAAGTCACCTAAACAGCGGTCCGCCCATCCCGAGTCACATGAATGCAAGTGGACCGCCAGGATCCGGCCACATGAGTGCTAGTGGCCCAGGAAGTCATATGGGACCCGGAGGTCCTGGTCAGATGCCGTCTGGCGGTCCTGGAGCACATAATATGCCACCTGGAGGCCCGAATCAGATGGTTCCTAGCAGTCAGGGTACGATGGGCCCGAGCCCCATGGGGCCTGTTGGTCCAGGAGGACAAATGGGGCACAATGGACCTTCGCAAATGGGCCCTAATGGTCCTGGACAAATGAACATGGGAGGGCCGTCGTCACAAATGGGAATGGGACCTGGAGGACAATTGGGCCCGAACGGTCTTGGGCAAATGGGCCCTGGAGGTGGTCCTGGAGGACAAATGCCACCTGGAAATGGGCCTGGAGGACCCATGGGACCTGGAAGTGGACCTGGTGGACAGATGGGATCTAGCGGTGGACCTGGAGGACAAATGGGGCCAGGAAATACTCCTGGAAATCCTGGAATGCCGCCTGGAGGTGGACCTGGAGGCCAGATGGGCCCAGGAAGCGGTCCGAGCGGTCAAATGGGCCCGGGAAGTGGGCCTAGTGGACAAATGGGACCTGGAAATGTACCTGGAGGACAAATGGGTCCTGGAAACGGGCCCAGTGGACAAATGGGACCGGGAAGTGGTGGTCCAGGCTCGCAGATGGGACCTGGTGGACAAATGGGACCCAGTGGTCCTGGGGGACAAATGGTTCCTGGTGGCCCAGGTGGACAAATGGGGCCCAGTGGTCCTGGAAGTCAAATGGGACCTGGCGGACCTGGAAGTCAAATGGGTCCAGGTGGACCTGGAAGCCAAATGGGACCTGGTGGACCTGGAAATCAAATGGTGCCTGGTGGACCTGGAAGTCAAATGGGACCCGGTGGACCTGGCAATCAAATGGGACCTGGTGGACCCGGAAATCAAATGGGACCTGGTGGCCCTGGAAGTCAAATGGGACCAAGCGGGCCGAACAGTCAACTGGGTCATGGTGGTTCAAGTAATCAGATGGGACCTAATGGTCCCAGTGGACAACCATCGCCTGGTCAAATGGGGCCTGGTTCTCAAAATCAGCAAATTGTTCCTGGTGGTTCAGCACCAATGGGTCCTGGCACTCCTGTGAATCAGATGAGTCAAACTGGGCCTGGACAAGTTGGACCTGCCGGTCCTGGAGGTCCGCCTGGAGCTGGGCAAGAGAACTTAAATGCTCTGCAGAAAGCGATTGATTCGATGGAAGAGAAAGGGCTTCAGGAAGATCCTCGTTACTCTCAATTGCTTGCTTTGAGGGCACGACAAGGTACTATTGGGGAGAAACAAGCTTTCAGTTCTCAACAATTGCAGCAATTACG TGTACAAATAATGGCATACCGATTACTAGCAAGAAATCAGCCATTGACACAGCAACTAGCACTGGCTCTTCAAA GTGGAGCACCTCCTCCCCCAGGTATGGCACAACGTCCGCCTATAGATCCATCTCAAGGAACTCCTGCTACTGCAGTACCACAGATTCCTGGGCCAAATGTAATTGGCCCTGCAGTGCCTCCAAGACCAGGCTGTCAAAcgccgcagcagcagcaacagcagcagcctcCTCAACCAGGTGCAAAGACCAACAGAGTCACAAGCGTAGCGAAACCAGCTGGCTTAGATCCACTGCTGATATTACAAGAACGTGAGAACAG AGTGGCAGCACGTATAGCATTACGCATGGAGCAGTTGAGCAATTTGCCCACCAACATGCCAGAAGATCTTCGCATTCAAGCACAGATTGAACTGAGAATGCTCAGAGTACTGAATTTTCAGAGACAGTTAAGGTCGGAG atcttagCGTGCACCCGAAAGGACACCACATTGGAGACTGCAGTGAACGTGAAGGCCTACAAACgtacaaagaaacaaagtctTCGAGAAGCCAGGGCTACTGAGAAGCTCGAGAAGCAACAGAAGTTGGAGGCAGAGCGTAAACGCAGACAGAAACACCAA GAATTCCTTAGTTCTGTACTTCAACATGGCAAAGATTTCAAGGAATTCCATCGAAACAACGTTGCGAAGTTGGCTAGGCTCAACAAGGCGGTTCTCAATCACCACGCGAATGCGGAGCGTGAGCAGAAAAAGGAGCAAGAACGTATCGAAAAGGAACGTATGAGACGTCTGATGGCGGAGGACGAAGAAGGATACAGAAAACTGATCGATCAGAAGAAAGACAAACGGTTGGCCTTCCTCTTGTCCCAGACTGATGAATACATTAGCAATCTCACTGAGATGGTGAAGCAGCATAAGATCGAGCAGAAGAGGAAGCAAGTGGAGGAGCAGAAacgtaaaaagaagaagaagaagaagttgcAAGATGGTGAGGGAGGTGAAGACGGCGGCATGAACGAAGATACTCGCGTTGGAGTGATCGAAACGTCCACGGGTCGCACATTAACTGGCGACGAAGCTCCAATGATGAGCCAACTTTCAGCGTTCTTGGAAGCTCATCCAGGTTGGGAACCCATCGAGTCGGAGAGCgaggatgacgatgacgatgatgatgatgacaaTGATGGCGAAGATAAAAGTGATCACAAACAGTCTGCTGGCGACTTTGAagaggaaaaaacgaagaaaacgatACATAAGGCTAAGGTGGAGGACGATGAATATAAAACCGAAGAGCAGACATATTATAGCATTGCTCATACTGTTCACGAAGTAGTGACAGAGCAAGCGTCGATCATGGTCAATGGAAAACTGAAGGAATATCAAATAAAGGGCCTGGAGTGGTTAGTGTcgttatttaataacaatttgAATGGTATACTCGCCGATGAGATGGGTCTTGGCAAGACTATCCAAACAATAGCTTTAGTCACCTATCTTATGGAGAAGAAGAAAGTCAACGGACCATTCCTTATAATCGTCCCTTTATCCACGTTGTCGAATTGGGTTCTGGAGTTTGAGAAATGGGCCCCCAGTGTTGTGGTAGTCTCTTACAAAGGCTCGCCAGCTGGTAGAAGAGCGATCCAGTCGCAAATGAGAGCCACCAAGTTCAACGTCCTGCTGACTACGTACGAGTATGTGATCAAGGATAAGGGCGTATTAGCCAAGCTACAATGGAAGTACATGATCATCGACGAAGGTCACAGGATGAAGAACCATCACTGCAAACTGACTCAAGTACTGAACACGCATTACTTGGCTCCCCATCGGCTTCTTCTAACAGGAACCCCGTTGCAAAATAAGTTACCCGAATTGTGGGCGCTCTTAAACTTTCTTCTTCCGTCAATCTTCAAGTCCTGCAGCACTTTCGAACAGTGGTTCAACGCTCCTTTCGCGACTACCGGCGAGAAGGTCGAGTTGAACGAGGAAGAAACCATTCTTATCATTCGTCGATTGCACAAAGTGTTGCGACCTTTCCTATTAAGACGTTTGAAGAAAGAAGTCGAGTCACAGTTGCCTGACAAAGTCGAGTACATCATCAAGTGCGACATGTCAGGTTTGCAGAAGGTTCTCTACAAGCACATGCAGAGCAAGGGTGTCCTGTTAACTGACGGGTCTGAAAAGGGTAAGCAGGGCAAAGGAGGCGCCAAAGCTTTGATGAACACTATCGTGCAACTGAGGAAGCTCTGCAACCATCCCTTCATGTTCCAAGCCATCGAAGAAAAGTATTGCGAGCACGTTGGCACTCAGGGCTCGGGAGTCATCACAGGACCGGACTTGTTCCGTGCTTCTGGCAAGTTTGAGCTATTGGACCGTATTCTTCCAAAGCTAAAGGCTACCAATCACAGAGTTCTATTGTTCTGTCAGATGACACAGCTGATGACCATTATGGAGGATTATTTGAGCTGGAGAGGGTTCATGTACCTCCGGTTGGACGGCACAACGAAAGCCGAGGACAGAGGGGATTTGTTGAAGAAGTTCAACGATCCTGGCTCTGAATATTTTCTGTTCCTACTGTCGACGCGCGCTGGAGGTCTAGGATTGAATCTTCAGGCAGCGGATACTGTAATCATCTTCGATTCCGATTGGAATCCTCATCAGGATTTGCAGGCGCAGGACAGGGCACACAGAATCGGTCAGAAAAACGAGGTACGCGTGCTCAGATTGATGACGGTCAATTCTGTGGAAGAGAGAATATTAGCTGCGGCGAGGTATAAGCTGAACATGGACGAGAAAGTCATACAAGCAGGAATGTTCGATCAAAAGTCCACTGGCTCTGAACGACAGCAGTTCTTGCAGAGTATCCTGCACCAGGACGATGCCGAAGACGAAGAGGAGAACGAGGTGCCCGACGACGAGACTGTTAACCAGATGATTGCTCGAACCGAGGGCGAGTTCGAGACATTCCAGAAACTGGACCTGGAACGAAGAAGGGAGGAGGCGAAGCTGGGCCCAAACAGGAAGTCCCGATTATTGGAGGAAGCTGAGCTGCCAGATTGGTTAGTAaaagacgacgacgaggtcgagcGGTGGACTTACGAGGAGGATGAGGACAGATTCCTCGGACGAGGCTCGAGGCAACGAAAGGAAGTCGATTATACTGACAGTCTGACTGAGAAAGAGTGGCTGAAGGCGATTGACGATGACGGTGCAGAGTatgaggaggaggaagaggacgacaaaaagaagaagaagaccaggaaacggaagaagaagggcgaagaggacgacgagccTATGCCAAAGAAACGAAGAGGTGCTGGGTCTTCAATTGACCCGAAAATGAAGCGGGCTATGAAAAAGTTGCTCATGGTGGTTGTTAATTACACCGACAGCTCGGATGGCAGGCTACTTAGTGAGCCTTTCATGAAGTTACCATCTAGAAGAGAATTGCCAGATTACTATGAAATCATTAAGAAGCCGTTGACCATCAATAAGTTGCTTCAGAAGATCGAGGAAGGAAAA TACGCTGACTTCGATGAGCTCGAGAAGGATTTCATGCAGCTGTGCAAGAATGCGCAGATTTACAACGAAGAAGCCTCTCTTATACACGAAGATTCAATCGTCTTGCAATCAGTTTTCACGAACGCGCGTCAGCGTATCGAGGAGGAGGGAAATAATTCCGACATGGACGATAAAG GCGATGCCGAAGACGGGTCGGATGCCGATTCCAGCGTGAGGATGAAAATTAAATTGAAGGGTAGGAAAGGCGAGGGTAGAGGCGGTCGAAGAAAAAGGGTTACGAAGAAATATATATCCGATGATGATGACGATGCCGACGATAATTGA